The DNA window CAAAAATAATTTAATAATAGATACGCAACAGTTAATTTACCAAAAAAAAACCGCGCAAAATTGCAGCGGTTTACTTTCACTAAAAAATACTCACAAATAAGTTCATTTAGTTCTTTTCGAACTTATTTCTTTTTTTTCTTTGCTTTCTTTTTCGCTGCCAAGGCGGATCAACCTCCTTTCATTTAACTACAATTATATTAGACGTAAAAAAATGTTTTGTCAAGAGAAAAATGCTTTTATTGAACAATTTTTTTTATTATTTCAAATAAAAATTTTTGCTCATTTTTTACTTATTTAGCTTAAAACCCTTACCGAATAAGGAAATGCGGGCATTCACATTTCTAAAAAAACTTTCAATAAAATAATTTATAAAATATTTTTTTGATTTTTTTTATTTGTTACGTTTTTCATGTATATTTTAATTTAATTTTCAAAATGTTATTATAAGCTGGGATGATAGAGAATATTTGTATAGAAATGTTTATGGAAGAATCGGATACATAACAAATAGAGCGCGCGATTTGAAGTGCAAAATATCGCGTTAAAATTTGTTTAGTTCGCGCAATTGTACACTATTCTCAATATAGGAAATACCGAACTTAAATTAATATGCTTTAATTTTAACTATACCATGAGCGCAGCTAATATTCCAACGAGAACCCAGCGAACTATTGATAGAAAAAGAAAGGCAAGAACAGGTGAAAAATCGAACATATAAATTTGTAAAGGAACTATTCGTCGGATGAATTGAAGAAAAGGGTCGGTCAGTTTATATATCCATTGTATCAATGGATTCCACAGATTTGGGTTTGTCCATGATAAAATTATCCGTGCGAATAAAATTACTACATAAATATCATACGCGAGATTAATTACCCAAATGAGGATTGGGACTAGATTCATAATCTAATCTCTCTTCTTTCCCTAACGGACCGATGAACCGCTTCAATGATTTTAGTAACATATACTGCTTCTTCTAATTTAACGAGCGGTTCCGTTCCTAAGCGGATATTATCAATAAACGAATCAAGCATTTCGCGACCGGAGCCAAACGGTTTTCGATGTATTGGGCGAGCAACAATGCCTGGATGGGTATATGTATCCGTCATTTTATGTATCATCTGGTCTCGCAAATCAATTGAAATTGCGCCTTTGGTTCCCACCAATTCATAGCGAAAATCATATAGTAACGGCATACTTTCCGGATAAATCCAACAGGAACGAAATGTTCCTGCTGTTCCATCAGTAAATTTCAGTGTTGCGATTAACCAGTCGAAGGTATCAATTCCTAATTGTTTTAAAACATTTTTTTGTCCCACAGCATATACTGAAGAAACTTTTTTCTCGGTTAACCATATTGCCATATCTACACAATGCGATAATAGAAACCAACCAGGTGTAGTGAATTTCGCCCAGCTCAACATTTTCGTTGGGACCCAAATGGTATCATTAAGACAACAATCAATATTGGTTATGGTACCCAGTTCACCTCGTTCGATGCTTTCCTTGGTTTCGACATACGGAGCGTTCCAACGATTTCCAAACAATACTAAACATTTGAGGTTCGCTCGTGTAACCGTATTCGCAATTAATTCTGCTTCACGTACCGAAGTAGCTAATGGCTTTTCAATGGCTAAATGTAATCCTTTTCTTACGACTGCTAGTGATGGAGCGTAATGCAGATGGTCTGGAGTAGCAACGATTACCATATCGAGTTTTTCTTTTTTTAACATCTCGGTATAATCTGCATAAGTAGCAATATTCAATTTCTTTGCAAGCATTCTCGTTTTATTATTTATTTCTGCTACTGCAATTAATTCCGCATATGCATTATGTTGAATAATATCAGCAAATGTTTTCCCGCGAAAACCGTATCCGATAATCGCTACACGAACCATAAATAATTCTCCTTGTATATTTTAATATCTTATTGATATCTTTGTAATGCTAATATCAATGGAGGACAACTATTATTATCATTATGCTGGTGCCGAAGCGGGGAGTTGAACCCCGACGAGGTTGCCCTCACTAGAACCTGAATCTAGCGCGTCTGCCATTTCCGCCACTCCGGCACATAATTACTTGGAAAAGGTTACCTTGTGGCAAGATACTTTATCTTAATTATATCTATTAAAATACCAGACAGACAACCTTAATGTCAAGCCTAGTGTGGAGATTTTATATAAACATCCTATTCTACGTTATATTCTGAAATTCGGACTTTGCGCATACTCAGTAAGGAACTAGGTTAACTGTCTATAAATAATCTATCAACTCAGTAATCACCACATAAAAATTAATTGGGTTATATTTTATTTCTTTTATATTGACAAGTTCTGCAATTTTAACGTATTGTATGATACAATAGCTTTGTGAGTGAAGGGGTAAAATTTGAACGGATAATCACTGAAAATCGACGTGCGCGATACGAATATCAAATCCTTGAAACAATAGAATGTGGTATCGCTTTATTCGGTAGCGAAGTGAAATCTATTCGGAATGGAGCGGTTAGTTTAAACGACGGCTATGTAATGATAAAAAATAACGAAGCGTTTTTATTTAATGTCCATATTGCTCCATATAATGCAGCGAGCCGATTTAATCCGGATCCGCGCCGAACAAGAAAATTGCTATTGCATAAAAAAGAGATTCATCGTCTTTTGGGAAAGCAAACAGCAGGGAAATTAACCATTATCCCCTTGCGCATTTATCTCAAATCAGGTAAAATAAAAATAGAAATAGCTTTGGTTAAAGGAAAAAAGTTATACGATAAACGAGCGGCAATTAAACAGCGTGAATTAAACCGCGAAAAACAAAACATACTTCGGTTAATACGATAGCCATTATTTAACCCATACCATTAAGACGGGGGTGAACTGGGTTCGACAGTAATCGAGGGCGGATAAATGGCGTGTCGAGTTTTCTCCCAGCTCGATAAAACGGGAGAAACAAATAGTCGCAAATCAAGAACTCGCATTAGCTGCCTAATTGCGTAGCTACGTCTGACAAAGTTTCCCTATCAGCTTTGTTAAGGCGTCATCAAGATAGGGGTAGCAATTAATCTTTGCTAGATGGATTAATTGCGAATTGATAATCTAGCTAGCAACAATCACACCCGTCTGAGGTAACGATTGTTGTGAATTTAAAAATCAGACTACACACGTAGACATTTACCGTACTGATTATTGGACGCGGGTTCAATTCCCGCCACCTCCACCAAAATTAAATGGAATTACAACCATAAAGCTGCATTTAATAAATTGATATAAAAATAATGGAGTGTAAATGGCAAATAATATTGACCAAAATAAATTAGTCCAATTATTGCTCGAGCAAAAACTGCTTAATAAACGACAATTGAAAAATGCGCTGACAGAACAGCAAAAAACTGGGAAAAGTTTATCCCAAATACTATTGGACGCGAAATTGGTTACAAGAGGTATATTAGCTGACCTTGAAGCACAAGCTATGGGCGTCGAACAGATTCATTTAACTGAACAACCACTTGACCCAGCAATTCTAACCTTAATTTCCCGCAGAATTGCTGAGCAATATCGTGCTGTTCCGGTTCGTTTATCCGGAGATGAATTAGTTGTCGCGATGGAAAATCCGTATGATGTTTTGGCAATTGATGATATCAAACTACATACCAATAAAATTATCAAACCAGTGTTATGTTCGAGTAAAGATATCGAATATGCCTTAAAACAATATCCTGATGATGGAACAGCGGTTCCTTTAATTGTAACTCGTCATTCGAAAATAACGCAGGTTATTGCGAATCTGATTTTTCTATTGTTGATGTTTACCCCATTATTATTATTAATCTGGTTAATATACGCTTCTACCGATATTGCTAAATGGATATCAAATTATGAACATCTATTTATCGTATTACTCTGGTGGGGTTTCTATAGTATCATTTTATATTGGGGCTATGGAATTTTCTTTGAGGAACAAACCAAAACATCGAAAACAACAAAATCAAACGAGACGTAAACTAATAATATAGTATACCGAATATTTAGCTATATCCATAGGAAAGAAACCAGATCTACTCTCTCCTTGCCTCTTCACACTAAATCAATTTTTATGTATGTTACCACAACGTTTTTTTAAACAAGATTGGTTTATTATTCGATATCGGCTCATCCTGACCCTTGGTTTACTATTTATTCTTCTATTAGTCTTTCGTTTGTTTCAATTACAAATTTGGTTAGGAAAAGAATATCAGGCTCGTTCAGAAAACAATCGTGTCAAGTTAATTAAAACTGGAGCAGCGCGTGGGATAATTTTTGACCAGCATGGAAAACCATTAGCGACAAATCGTCGTGTGTTCTCAGTATTTGTTGATACCTCAGGAGTTGATGTAAAACTAATTCAAAACTCTATCTTTCGCTTAGCAAAAATTCTCAAAATTCATCCAGATGCGATTTTCTCCCAAATACTTACGAGTAAACATCAATTAACTCGAAAACCACAAAAAGTAGCTGAAGATGTGGATTTCCCAACAATTACGGCGATACGCGAACAAGCGATTGATTTGCCCGGCGTATATGTCAAAGATGAATTTCGTCGATTTTATGTTGAGCATAATGTAGCCGCACATGTACTCGGATATCTCGGCAAAATGAGCGATGAAGAATTATCTGCACTAGAATATGAAACCTATGAAGGAGACGAATATGTCGGCAAAATGGGGCTTGAAAAAGTTTATGAACCGATTCTCCATGGTACCAGCGGTGGCTGGGCAATCGAGGTTGATGTTTATGGGAACAAACGCCGTGAATTAGGAAACGTTGAATCAATTGCTGGAAATAGTTTAGTATTAAATCTCGATTTAAACTTGCAGAAAAAAGCAAACGAATTATTAACAGATAAAAAGGGAACAATTATTGCTATGGACCCGAATACCGGCGCTATTTTGGCTATGGTTAGCAAACCTGACTTTGATCCCAATCAGTTGTCGGGTATCGTTCCTGAGCATGTATGGAATAAGATTAGATTTGATCCAGATAGTCCACTACAAAATCGAGGAATTAAAGGTCTCTATCCGCCCGGTTCTATATTTAAAATTATTACAGCATTAGCCGCATTAGAAAAAAAAGTTATTGAACCAACAACGGTTATCAATTGTCCAGGAAAGATGTACTTAGGAAATTGGGAGTTTAAATGCTGGAAAAAAGAAGGACATCATGCTATCAACCTTTTATCCGCAATAACTTATTCCTGTAATGTATATTTCTACCAAATAGCATTGCGAACCGATATCGAACCACTGGAACAGCTTGCCTATGCTTTTGGATTGGGAATGCCAACCGGAATTGATTTGCCCGGTGAACAAAAAGGATTGGTTCCTTCCCGTGCAGTTAAGAAAAAAATGTTAAAACAAGGCTGGTATCCCGGAGATACCGCGCAAACCGGAATTGGACAAGGACTGCTTTGGGTAACGCCTCTGCAGATGTTAAATGTTGTTTGTTGTGTCGCTAATGGTGGAACCGTTTATAAACCATATATTGTTCGCACCATTGAGACAAACGATGGAAAAGTTATTCGCCAATTTAGCCCGCAAAAAATCCGACAATTAGAAGTATCACCGGAACATATTAAAGTGATCCAAAAGGGCATGTGGGGTGTAGTCAATGCTCCGGGAGGGACCGGTGCACTAGCTCGATTACCGAAAATCGAACTCGCTGGGAAAACGGGCACAGCACAAAATCCACATGGAAAAACACATGCCTGGTTTTGTGGTTATGGTCCGTTTGAAAAACCAGAAATAGCTATCATTGTTTTGGTTGAGGAAGGCGGATTTGGAGGGACAACAGCTGCCCCGTTAGCAAAACAATTATTTGAAGCGTATTTTAATACCGAATTAGAATCAAAAACCAGAACATAATCCCGCCTATAACTATGTTTATCTCCACAAGTGCTACATAAAATAATTATACAAGTTTAAAGAACGAAGTTTGAGACGACCTTCAACCAGAGAACCAATTTGTTCTGCTATTTTTTGACAAAATATAGCGGTTTTCTGTATACTTATTTTTAATTTAATCAAGGAGGATGGTTACATGAAACCACAGGTATGGCTTATGAAAATTTTCGTAGCAGCAATTATTGCGAGCTTAGCATTAATGGGTTTCGTTTATTCGCAAGAGAAATCCAGTGATAGTGCAGCGGTGAAAAAGAAATTAGCGGTGATTGATTTTGCCGCAATCGGCAGCGGAATTGATAAAGAACTAGGCAAAGCCATTGCTGAATTAATGCGTAGTTGTTTTATTGATACTGGAAAATACATCGTTATAGATAAAAACAGCATTGATAAAACCATACAGGAAAAGAAAATCACCGCTTCTGAACAAACTGGATTAGACATGGGAAAGTTGCTCAATTCTGATTATGTAGTTGATGGAAGCATCGTAAAAATAGGCACTTCATATATTCTCACTGCAAAACTAGCTGACGTAAAATCTGGTGAGGTACTTCGCGGGAAAAACCTAGTGGGAAAAAGCGATGACCAATTACCGGATATGGCAAAACAAATGGTTGGTTTGTTAATTGCCTCAGGTGAACCATATGCTACAAATACTACGGTAACTGTTATCACTACCGTTTCAACCACAACTACTATCACTGTATTGAAGTGAGATAAACAATTAAACAAACTGCTAACAAACAACAACACGATACCGAAATAAAAATTCATGAGACCATTATTAGTGAAAAGGAAATATCAAATATACCCTGAAACCGAACAATAATGTTAAGAATAACCTTATAATTGTCTCAAGGTGAAATTTAATTCCAATATGAATACCTTCCAAATTAAAGAGTTGGCTACCAAGTATATTATGAATACTTATGGGGAGCGTGACTTGGCTATAGTCAAAGGACAGGGAGCTATATGTTGGGATGCCGATGGAAAGGAATATCTTGATTTCGTTGGTGGAATAGCAGTTAACATCCTGGGACATTGCCATCCAGCGGTAACCCAAGCGGTTAAATCGCAACTCGATACTCTTATCCACGTATCCAACCTTTATTATATCGAACCACAGGTTAAACTTGCTGAACTCCTGTGCAATCTTTCATTTGGAGAAAAATGCTTCTTTTGCAATAGTGGTGCGGAAGCAAATGAAACCGCAATCAAATTAGCCCGTAAATATGCAAAATTAACGTTTGGCTCCAATAAGTTTGAAATTATTACGATGCTCGGTTCATTTCATGGAAGAACCTTAGCGGCCATTACGGCTACAGGCCAACCAAAATATCAACAGGGATTTGAACCACTAGTACCCGGGTTTGTGTATGCAACTTTTAACGATTTAGATAGCGTAAAACAGAAAATTAACGAATATACCTGCGCGATTATGGTTGAACCGATTCAAGGTGAAAGTGGAATACATCCTGCAACTTCTGAATTTCTTGCAGGATTACGAGAGCTGTGTAACCGATATAATTTACTGTTGATCTACGATGAAGTCCAATGTGGATTAGCACGAACTGGAAAATTGTTTGCGTATGAACTCTATAATATCCCGCCGGATATAATGACACTTGCAAAAGGTCTTGGCGGCGGTGTCCCGATTGGCGCAACTATTACTACGAACAAAATCGCCAATGCTTTTTCTCCTGGAAATCATGCATCAACTTTCGGCGGAAATCCATTATCTACTGCTGCAGCTTTGGCTACGCTCCAAACCATTCAAACAGAACGATTATGGGAAAATGCAGCACAATTCGGTGCATATTTCTATTCAAAACTAGAAGACTTACAAAAGAAATATTCTTTTATAACCGCAGTCCGGGGAAAAGGATTGATGCTCGGCATTCAGCTTGACCGTGCAGGAAAACCGTTTGTAGCTAAATGCGCAGAAAAAGGATTGTTGATTAATTGTGTAGCAGATAACGTGCTTCGTTTTTTACCACCACTAATTATTCAAAAGAATCATATCGATTCAGCAATCCAGATTCTTGAACAAGTATTTGCGGAGGTAAAATAAAAAACAATTATTTTATGAAACGAGACTTAATTTCAATCAATGATCTATCGGCATCGGAAATTGAACAAATTATTTCAACAACGACAGAGTTAAAAAAACAGTATAAATCAGGTAAAACTATCCAACCATTAATTGGAAAAACATTGGGGATGATTTTTCATAAACCTAGTGCGCGAACTCGGATTTCATTTGAGGTTGGAATGTATCAACTCGGTGGACATTGCGTGGTTCTATCCGAAAAAGAAATCGGAATGGGTACAAGGGAGGCGGTCGAAGACTTAGCGAAATTATTCTCACGATACCTTGATGCAGTCATGATTCGAACGTTCAGTCATGAATTGGTTGTAAAACTTGCCCAGCAGTCAACGATTCCCATTATCAATGGATTAACTGATTTTAGTCATCCTTGTCAAATTCTATCTGACCTCGTGAGTATTGTTGAAAAAAAGGGAACGATTAAAGGATTAAAAATTGCCTATATTGGCGATGGAAATAATGTTTGTAATTCCTGGTTATTTGCTGCGGGAAAACTCGGATTAGAACTAGCGGTTGCTTCGCCGGAAGGATATTTGCCGCATCCAGATGTAGTCAAAATCGCGCAGGGATATCCCACGGGAAATAAAATCAGTATATATACTAACCCAGAAGAAGCTATTAAAAACGCTGACATCGTTTACACTGATGTCTGGGCAAGTATGGGACAGGAAAAGGAGCACCATCATCGTTTAGAAATATTTAAACCTTTCCAAATTAATGAAGCATTAATGAAACATGCTAAACCGGATGCATTGATTATGCATTGTTTACCAGCGCATCGCGGTGAAGAAATAACCGATGCTGTGATTGATGGCCCAAATTCAATCGTTTTTGATCAAGCAGAAAATAGATTGCATACGCAAAAAGCTATTCTCTGCTGGCTTATAAAACCTAATGACTTTAGGTAGAATGTTAATTAATCGTTATGGATAGCAGAACCGCATCACTTGATTTTTATTGAATGAAACGTTTTTATGTCAGAAAAAAAACCTAAATCTCCAACCGTTGAAATAGACGGAATTACTTATTTACGTATACCAATTAAAACGCATATTATTACCTCTCAAGATGAGATGACTGATGTTGTCGCTAAATATACTGCGGGTCTAATCCAGCCGGGAGATATTGTAGTGATGAGTGAAAGTGTGGTAGCGATATCGCAAGGACGAGCAATTCCAGTTGATCAAATTCATCCAGGATTGATTGCACGAATCTTATGGCGGTTTGTGCGGAAAGTATCGTATGGCATAGGATTACGAAGTCCTGAAAGTATGCAATGTGCCGTTGATGAAGTCGGACGAGTTCGGATACTTTTTGCCGCGGTTATCGGTGCGCTCGGTAAATTGATTGGACGTCGTGGTGATTTCTATCGGATTGCAGGAATGCAAGCTGCAACAATTGATGCAGCGTTTACCACGCCGATTGAACCATATCATCGCTGTGTGATTAAAGGACCAAAAGACCCGGAAAGTGTTTGTCGTAAAATAAAAGATAAACTGGGCGTCGATGCAGCAATAGTTGATGTAAACGATATCGGCGGCTCTTGGGTACTCGGCGCAACCGAAGGAGTGAATAGACCATTATTAGAAAAAATTATGAAGGATAATCCTCTGGGACAGTCCGACGAACAAACACCAATCGGAATCATTAGAAAAATTCAAAATAACTTGCCAGATGAGATAAACAGTTAAAGATCCCTTATATTCGTATATTAGGTCAATTCAGTGGTAATTAGTGTTTAGGTTTAATATCTATCCATATTTTGGGTTAACATTATAGCGTTTTCGGAATAAACTGGTATTTACAAAGGTGGACTTGTTATGCCGAAGAAAAAATCTGATATTATTTTATCTACAGAAATCCAAGCTACTCTAGAAAAACTGTATGCGGCAAAACAAGAGCTTGAACGAAAAGTTCAGACGCTATATCGAGTTAATGATTTTATGGCGTCAGTGACCGATCTCAAGAAGCTTTTAACATTAATTATGGAAGAAAGCAAAGATATTGTTGAGGCAGAAGCGAGTTCTTTACTTCTCTATGACGCCAAGACTGATGAACTATATTTCGATGTTGCTAAAGGTGGAAAAGAAGAGGAAATAAAACAAATTCGGTTACGTATGGGCGAAGGGATTGCTGGTACGGTTGCAAAAACAAGAAAAGAATTAGTGGTCAATGATGTCAAAAAAGATAAACGATTTGCCCAGCGAGTTGATAAAGCTACTAAATTTGAGACGCGCAATATCCTTGCAGTACCGATGATTCGTAAAGATCGGCTTATTGGTGTCGTTGAAGCGATTAATAAAAAGAACCAGGGACAGTTTACCGATAAAGATACAGCGATTTTGCGGGTTCTCGCCGATTTAGCTGCTATTGCTATCGAAAATGCGCAACTCTACGCTGCAAAAGTACATGCAGAACGGCTTGCGGCAATGGGTGAAGCGGTTGCGGGGTTAGCTCACTACATTAAAAACGTTCTTTCCGGAGTAAAAGGTGGAATGGAATTGGTGGAAACCGCGATTAAAAATCACAATCAGCAATTATTAGAAGAGAGCTGGACTATTCTCAAAAACAGTAATATGAAAATCGCGAAACTTATTGCTGATATGCTTAACTATTCTAAAGACCGTAAACCGGAATATAAACTTTGCTCTCTAAATAAAATTATTGAAGATACGTTAATGACCACACAGAAGAAAGCAAAAGAACGAAATGTTATACTTCAAACGCAGTTAGACCCGAATATGCCGGCGCAAGTCTGTGTTGACCCAACTGGTATAAATGATATTCTTTTAAATCTTATTTTTAATGCGGTTGATGCTATCGATCACGGTCATGGTAAAATAACTATCAGTTCTAAATATGACACTACAACGGACCAAATTCAATTATCGGTTACTGATAACGGAACTGGAATACCGCCTCATATTGTCTCGCGGATTTTCGACCCTTTTTTTAGCACCAAAGGGTCTGGAGGAACTGGACTCGGACTTGCGGTAACCCAGAAAATCGTTAACGAACATAACGGAACTATTTCTGTAAAGTCAGTACTAAATAAGGGGACAACATTCACCATTACGATACCAGCAAAACGAACTTAAATTTATACCTATTCCATTGTTTATAACTATTCTATAGAGGAAATAAGGTAAAAAAAAAAGCGATGAAATTAACGAATAATCCCATCGCTTTTATAAATCCTACCCGAGCATTAAAATTTATTAATCACCGGTAATTCAGCTAGCGCTTTATCTACCATTTCTTTTGAATATTCAAAATCTTCAAGTTGACCAGCAAGGAATTTATCATATGCACCTAAATCGAAATGACCATGCCCACTGAAATTGAATACGATAACCTTCTTTTCACCAGTTTCACGACATTTAATTGCTTCATCAATTGCTACACGAATAGCGTGCGATGTTTCAGGCGCCGGTAGGATTCCTTCAGTTTGTGCGAATAATTTTGCTGCTTCGAAAACCGGAATTTGTTTCACCGCCACTGCTTCAATAACCCTCTCTTTAACCAACGCGCAGAGTAACGGTGCATCGCCATGATACCGCAATCCGCCTGCATGGATACCTGGCGGAACAAAACTATGCCCGAGCGTATACATCTTGAGTAGCGGAGTCATCATTGCTGTATCTCCAAAATCATATCGATATTGCCCTTTGGTTAATGAAGGACATGCGGTAGGTTCAACAGCAATAAATCGGATATCTGATTTCCCATCAAGTTTGTCTTTCACAAACGGAAAAACAAATCCTGCAAAATTACTTCCTCCGCCAACACATCCGATTAGAATATCCGGCTTTTCATTAACGAGCGCAAGTTGTTTTTTCGTTTCCAAACCGATAATAGTCTGATGCAGGAGAACGTGGTTTAATACGCTACCGAGCGAATATTTTGTATCTTCATGGGTCGCAGCATCTTCAACCGCTTCAGAAATTGCTATCCCTAAACTACCAGGACTATCCGGATTTTTTGCTAAGATACTTCGTCCAGCATTAGTCAAATTTGTGGGTGAAGCAAATACTTCTGCACCCCAAGTATGCATTAATGACCGACGATATGGTTTCTGTTCATAACTCACTTTAACCATATACACCGTACATTTCAAACCAAATAAACAACAGGCAAACGCTAAAGCACTGCCCCACTGTCCTGCACCGGTTTCGGTAGCAATTCGCTTAACGCCCTCTTGTTTATTATAATACGCTTGTGCAACAGCAGTATTCGGTTTATGACTTCCTGGTGGACTAAGACTTTCATTTTTATAGTATATTCGAGCAGGGGTTTTTAACGCTTCTTCCAAACGAAACGCACGATGGAGTGGAGTCGGTCGCCATAGTTTTAATACATCGAGAATATCATCTGGGATTTCTATCCATCGTTCCTGGCTAACCTCTTGTTTAATCAATTCCATCGGAAAGATGGGCGCTAGTGCTTCTGGTCCGATAGGTTCACCGGTAGCAGGATTCAATGGTGGGGGTAGCGGATTCGGTAAATCCGCTTGCATATTATACCACTGTTGTGGCAATTCTTTTTGACTCAATAGAATCCGATATTCATGTATCATTCAAAAAATTCCTCCTAAATTGAGATTACACAGATTCTAACGTTCTGTGAAATGTTTCTGATTATTTCCGCATAATTTTAATTTGACTAAATTTTATACCATATCTGCCGTTTTCCTGCAACAAAAATTTATAAATTGAACTTTTCAAAAAATGTTATTTTCGCTGCTAGCACTTGTAATTGATTTGTGAATATTAATATACCTAGTACAATTAGGAATACTCCTGCTATAATTTCAATGGCGTGCAAATATTTTTTCATCCAGTTGAATACCCCAAAAAATACATTTACCGCGAGTCCTGCGATAAAAAATGGAATCCCTAACCCCAGAGAATAACTAGCAAGCAGTCCGATACCCTGATACACTGTTTCCTGGGTACTCGCATAGACCAAAATTGCGGCTAGAATTGGACCAATGCATGGACTCCAGCCAAACGCAAACGCCATTCCAATTAGCAGTGACCCGATTAGAGTTAACGGTTTTCCTCTGGTTTGAAATCGTTTTTCATATTGAAGAAACTTGATATTAAACAGCCCAGCGGTATGCAATCCAAAAATGATAACAACTACACCAGC is part of the bacterium genome and encodes:
- a CDS encoding YggT family protein, yielding MNLVPILIWVINLAYDIYVVILFARIILSWTNPNLWNPLIQWIYKLTDPFLQFIRRIVPLQIYMFDFSPVLAFLFLSIVRWVLVGILAALMV
- a CDS encoding Gfo/Idh/MocA family oxidoreductase; its protein translation is MVRVAIIGYGFRGKTFADIIQHNAYAELIAVAEINNKTRMLAKKLNIATYADYTEMLKKEKLDMVIVATPDHLHYAPSLAVVRKGLHLAIEKPLATSVREAELIANTVTRANLKCLVLFGNRWNAPYVETKESIERGELGTITNIDCCLNDTIWVPTKMLSWAKFTTPGWFLLSHCVDMAIWLTEKKVSSVYAVGQKNVLKQLGIDTFDWLIATLKFTDGTAGTFRSCWIYPESMPLLYDFRYELVGTKGAISIDLRDQMIHKMTDTYTHPGIVARPIHRKPFGSGREMLDSFIDNIRLGTEPLVKLEEAVYVTKIIEAVHRSVRERREIRL
- a CDS encoding coenzyme F420-0:L-glutamate ligase, yielding MSEKKPKSPTVEIDGITYLRIPIKTHIITSQDEMTDVVAKYTAGLIQPGDIVVMSESVVAISQGRAIPVDQIHPGLIARILWRFVRKVSYGIGLRSPESMQCAVDEVGRVRILFAAVIGALGKLIGRRGDFYRIAGMQAATIDAAFTTPIEPYHRCVIKGPKDPESVCRKIKDKLGVDAAIVDVNDIGGSWVLGATEGVNRPLLEKIMKDNPLGQSDEQTPIGIIRKIQNNLPDEINS
- the argF gene encoding ornithine carbamoyltransferase translates to MKRDLISINDLSASEIEQIISTTTELKKQYKSGKTIQPLIGKTLGMIFHKPSARTRISFEVGMYQLGGHCVVLSEKEIGMGTREAVEDLAKLFSRYLDAVMIRTFSHELVVKLAQQSTIPIINGLTDFSHPCQILSDLVSIVEKKGTIKGLKIAYIGDGNNVCNSWLFAAGKLGLELAVASPEGYLPHPDVVKIAQGYPTGNKISIYTNPEEAIKNADIVYTDVWASMGQEKEHHHRLEIFKPFQINEALMKHAKPDALIMHCLPAHRGEEITDAVIDGPNSIVFDQAENRLHTQKAILCWLIKPNDFR
- a CDS encoding acetylornithine transaminase, with amino-acid sequence MNTFQIKELATKYIMNTYGERDLAIVKGQGAICWDADGKEYLDFVGGIAVNILGHCHPAVTQAVKSQLDTLIHVSNLYYIEPQVKLAELLCNLSFGEKCFFCNSGAEANETAIKLARKYAKLTFGSNKFEIITMLGSFHGRTLAAITATGQPKYQQGFEPLVPGFVYATFNDLDSVKQKINEYTCAIMVEPIQGESGIHPATSEFLAGLRELCNRYNLLLIYDEVQCGLARTGKLFAYELYNIPPDIMTLAKGLGGGVPIGATITTNKIANAFSPGNHASTFGGNPLSTAAALATLQTIQTERLWENAAQFGAYFYSKLEDLQKKYSFITAVRGKGLMLGIQLDRAGKPFVAKCAEKGLLINCVADNVLRFLPPLIIQKNHIDSAIQILEQVFAEVK
- the mrdA gene encoding penicillin-binding protein 2, which encodes MLPQRFFKQDWFIIRYRLILTLGLLFILLLVFRLFQLQIWLGKEYQARSENNRVKLIKTGAARGIIFDQHGKPLATNRRVFSVFVDTSGVDVKLIQNSIFRLAKILKIHPDAIFSQILTSKHQLTRKPQKVAEDVDFPTITAIREQAIDLPGVYVKDEFRRFYVEHNVAAHVLGYLGKMSDEELSALEYETYEGDEYVGKMGLEKVYEPILHGTSGGWAIEVDVYGNKRRELGNVESIAGNSLVLNLDLNLQKKANELLTDKKGTIIAMDPNTGAILAMVSKPDFDPNQLSGIVPEHVWNKIRFDPDSPLQNRGIKGLYPPGSIFKIITALAALEKKVIEPTTVINCPGKMYLGNWEFKCWKKEGHHAINLLSAITYSCNVYFYQIALRTDIEPLEQLAYAFGLGMPTGIDLPGEQKGLVPSRAVKKKMLKQGWYPGDTAQTGIGQGLLWVTPLQMLNVVCCVANGGTVYKPYIVRTIETNDGKVIRQFSPQKIRQLEVSPEHIKVIQKGMWGVVNAPGGTGALARLPKIELAGKTGTAQNPHGKTHAWFCGYGPFEKPEIAIIVLVEEGGFGGTTAAPLAKQLFEAYFNTELESKTRT
- the smpB gene encoding SsrA-binding protein SmpB, with product MSEGVKFERIITENRRARYEYQILETIECGIALFGSEVKSIRNGAVSLNDGYVMIKNNEAFLFNVHIAPYNAASRFNPDPRRTRKLLLHKKEIHRLLGKQTAGKLTIIPLRIYLKSGKIKIEIALVKGKKLYDKRAAIKQRELNREKQNILRLIR